In the genome of Bacteroidota bacterium, one region contains:
- a CDS encoding MBL fold metallo-hydrolase produces MKVRFIGAAQTVTGSKHLLTTVNNNKILLDCGFFQGKGSEGEALNRHWGFDPASIDYLILSHAHIDHSGNIPGLVKGGFSGPIICTPATLDLCKIMLSDSAHIQISDLKFVNKRRVKRGEKPLEPLYDLMDVEKCLQQFVAVPYNHIYTVCKGVELCFTDSGHILGSAAVNLTYTEDKHTKQLCYTGDIGRYGGSILKDPEPFPQADYIICESTYGDRLHSDNSVSEEELLGVVHNTCVVKKGKLIIPAFSLGRTQEIVYALDQMAHKGLLPKIDVFVDSPLSINATNIMRNHPECFNDGILAYMQHDDDPFGFDKLTYIRDVEASKRLNERKEPCIIISASGMIEAGRIKHHVANSIANPKNTILIVGYAEPHSLGGKIRNGDKLVKIFGEEYEVRADVVVMDSYSAHADYQEMIEYLSCQDKKAVKKMFLVHGEYPTQVHFRDKLTEAGFSHIVIPAKGEEYVI; encoded by the coding sequence ATGAAGGTTAGGTTTATTGGTGCAGCGCAAACGGTTACGGGTAGCAAGCATTTGCTTACTACTGTTAACAATAATAAAATTTTATTGGATTGTGGTTTTTTTCAAGGCAAGGGAAGCGAGGGCGAGGCTTTAAACAGGCATTGGGGATTTGACCCTGCCAGCATTGATTATTTAATTCTTTCGCATGCGCATATTGACCACTCGGGTAATATTCCAGGGCTGGTTAAGGGCGGGTTTAGTGGACCTATTATTTGTACGCCTGCCACGCTTGACTTATGTAAAATAATGTTGAGTGACAGTGCGCATATTCAAATAAGTGATTTAAAGTTTGTAAATAAAAGGCGTGTTAAAAGGGGCGAAAAACCGCTTGAGCCTTTGTATGATTTAATGGATGTTGAAAAGTGTTTGCAACAATTTGTTGCGGTTCCGTATAACCATATTTATACGGTGTGTAAGGGTGTGGAATTATGTTTTACAGATAGTGGACATATATTGGGTAGTGCCGCTGTTAATTTAACTTATACGGAGGATAAACATACTAAACAGTTGTGTTATACGGGTGATATTGGTAGGTATGGTGGCTCTATTTTAAAAGACCCTGAGCCTTTTCCTCAGGCTGATTATATTATTTGTGAATCGACTTACGGGGACAGGCTGCATAGTGATAACTCGGTAAGTGAGGAGGAGCTATTGGGGGTTGTACATAATACTTGTGTTGTTAAAAAGGGTAAGTTAATTATTCCTGCATTTAGCTTGGGTCGTACGCAGGAAATTGTATATGCGCTTGACCAAATGGCTCACAAAGGGTTATTACCTAAAATTGATGTTTTTGTGGATAGTCCTTTGTCTATTAATGCTACTAATATTATGCGTAACCATCCCGAGTGCTTTAATGATGGTATTCTTGCTTATATGCAACATGATGATGATCCGTTTGGATTTGATAAACTTACTTATATTCGGGATGTGGAGGCTTCTAAAAGATTGAATGAAAGAAAGGAGCCTTGTATTATTATATCGGCTTCAGGTATGATTGAGGCTGGCAGAATAAAACACCATGTGGCTAATTCTATTGCTAACCCTAAAAATACTATATTGATAGTGGGTTATGCGGAACCGCACTCGTTGGGTGGTAAAATAAGGAATGGAGATAAGCTGGTAAAGATATTTGGCGAGGAATACGAGGTAAGGGCTGATGTAGTGGTGATGGATTCGTATAGTGCGCATGCTGATTATCAGGAAATGATTGAATACTTGAGTTGCCAGGATAAGAAGGCAGTGAAAAAAATGTTTTTGGTGCATGGCGAATACCCTACACAAGTGCATTTTAGAGATAAATTAACGGAGGCCGGTTTTAGCCATATTGTTATTCCTGCCAAAGGGGAAGAATATGTGATTTAA
- a CDS encoding DUF4157 domain-containing protein, translated as MPDFDWAKYIDLDKEIYIKSILQKSFGNEITIQGFGTLTFNNVVAGKICISPYDSKEFLKDKTGKQIQYRREWTLENIDNDSYEYWLDTSIYFPYGACDLKLYAKGNVTFEFDTDDCVSGIEYITNPNRQDTFWGYLKDKTLTTNSYKYEDLSENKSQEFVDNGYSLQNKSIKTKRNNAHLPDNLNSGMENLSGYSMDDVKVHYNSKPAQLHAHAQGTDIHLGPGEEKHLPHEAWHVVEQKQGRVKPTMQMYGKVNVNDDGGLEKEADMMGGKVFPAGVSVPLVPINILKNNETDNFYTTIRRWIYNLYCSDNGKKE; from the coding sequence ATGCCAGATTTTGACTGGGCTAAATACATTGACTTAGATAAAGAAATTTATATCAAATCAATATTACAGAAATCGTTTGGTAATGAAATTACTATTCAGGGTTTCGGAACTTTAACATTTAACAATGTGGTGGCAGGTAAAATTTGCATTTCTCCTTACGATAGCAAGGAATTTTTAAAAGACAAAACAGGTAAACAAATACAATATAGAAGAGAATGGACACTGGAAAACATAGACAATGACAGTTATGAGTATTGGCTTGATACATCAATCTATTTCCCTTATGGGGCCTGTGACTTAAAATTATATGCAAAAGGTAATGTGACATTTGAATTTGATACAGATGATTGTGTAAGTGGTATAGAATACATTACGAACCCCAATCGTCAGGATACATTTTGGGGCTATTTAAAAGACAAAACGTTGACGACAAACTCTTACAAGTACGAAGACCTCTCGGAAAATAAAAGCCAAGAATTCGTTGACAATGGTTATTCATTGCAAAATAAGTCTATTAAAACAAAGAGAAATAATGCTCACTTACCTGATAACTTGAATTCAGGAATGGAAAACCTTTCCGGCTATTCAATGGATGATGTAAAAGTGCATTATAATTCGAAGCCTGCTCAATTACATGCTCATGCACAAGGAACAGATATTCATTTAGGGCCAGGGGAGGAAAAACATCTTCCACACGAAGCTTGGCATGTGGTGGAGCAAAAGCAAGGGCGTGTAAAGCCCACTATGCAGATGTATGGCAAAGTGAATGTAAATGATGATGGTGGCTTGGAAAAAGAAGCTGATATGATGGGAGGTAAGGTGTTCCCCGCTGGTGTGAGCGTGCCACTCGTTCCAATTAATATTTTAAAAAACAATGAAACAGATAATTTTTACACTACTATTAGGCGCTGGATTTATAACTTGTACTGCTCAGACAACGGGAAAAAAGAGTAA
- a CDS encoding SRPBCC domain-containing protein gives MENLNKENKKTITIERTFNSPLAAVWKAWSEPESLKKWFSPEEYTAPNSTINFTVGGKYFNSMQAPDGKVTWSTGTYKEIVPLKKIVYSDSFADAQGNIVPASYYGMPGDWDLELRVTVEFEEWDGKTKMKLQHEGLPIEVADDCKQGWNSCFDKLERAL, from the coding sequence ATGGAAAATTTAAATAAAGAAAACAAAAAGACAATTACCATTGAAAGGACTTTCAATAGTCCACTTGCTGCCGTATGGAAAGCATGGAGCGAACCCGAAAGCCTTAAAAAATGGTTTAGTCCCGAAGAATACACCGCACCAAACAGTACCATTAATTTTACAGTTGGAGGTAAATACTTTAATTCCATGCAAGCCCCCGATGGAAAAGTAACTTGGTCAACAGGTACCTATAAAGAAATTGTACCTCTTAAAAAGATTGTGTATTCAGACAGCTTTGCAGATGCGCAGGGAAATATAGTCCCGGCTTCATACTATGGAATGCCCGGAGATTGGGATTTAGAATTGAGGGTAACAGTAGAATTTGAAGAATGGGATGGAAAAACCAAAATGAAGCTGCAGCATGAAGGTTTACCCATTGAAGTGGCAGATGATTGTAAACAAGGGTGGAACTCTTGTTTTGATAAATTAGAACGTGCGCTGTAG
- a CDS encoding DinB family protein — MINIEFNKVFSDSFDTFKALNNLSTTQASETSSGTPSSIWQILNHLTIWQDFQLKNLKGIASVDIQEANTWAEEKNVTDEKLLKERIALFHTQIEQIKMEVSQLSITDKDIEKKLKTIQDVSVHLSFHLGEIVLIRRQLGHYPKPSEMKAFLAND, encoded by the coding sequence ATGATAAATATTGAATTTAATAAAGTGTTTTCAGACTCTTTTGACACTTTTAAAGCGCTTAATAATTTAAGCACAACGCAAGCGAGCGAAACAAGCTCCGGTACCCCAAGCAGCATCTGGCAAATACTAAATCATTTAACAATTTGGCAAGACTTTCAATTAAAAAATCTAAAAGGTATTGCCTCAGTAGATATTCAAGAGGCTAACACCTGGGCAGAAGAGAAAAATGTGACCGATGAGAAATTGTTAAAGGAAAGAATAGCTTTGTTTCATACACAAATTGAACAAATAAAAATGGAAGTAAGTCAGCTATCAATAACTGACAAGGACATAGAAAAAAAGTTAAAAACCATTCAGGACGTAAGCGTTCATTTATCATTTCATTTAGGAGAAATTGTTCTCATCAGGCGACAACTTGGACACTATCCGAAACCAAGTGAAATGAAAGCGTTCTTGGCAAATGACTGA
- a CDS encoding DUF5946 family protein produces the protein MQNFIDQAAKNGIELYDKGKCQFCGADFQRGIFECMDNYNNGLDLLDFNNSENHLFRFLSVDAHALQHPEIHGRWSNHFHLTRLNLILDKKLKWDYKKSPLLSDYLNQYKLSRPNDCLTAPKPFERGNMTTKDLIKATTANECVELIKKWAEEVYQAWAVNYLIVSQIADGFLDNNGSRKAHDSETANH, from the coding sequence ATGCAAAATTTCATAGACCAGGCAGCGAAAAATGGAATAGAACTTTACGACAAAGGGAAGTGTCAATTTTGTGGTGCGGACTTTCAGAGAGGCATATTTGAATGTATGGATAACTACAATAATGGACTCGACCTTTTGGACTTTAATAATTCGGAAAATCACCTGTTTAGGTTTTTAAGCGTTGACGCTCACGCTTTGCAACACCCGGAAATTCACGGACGGTGGAGTAACCATTTTCACTTGACACGGCTGAATTTAATACTTGACAAAAAGCTAAAATGGGACTACAAAAAATCACCTCTACTTAGCGACTATTTGAACCAATATAAATTAAGCAGACCCAACGATTGTCTTACTGCACCGAAGCCGTTCGAAAGGGGAAATATGACTACAAAAGATTTGATAAAGGCGACAACAGCAAATGAGTGTGTTGAACTTATAAAAAAATGGGCAGAAGAAGTTTATCAGGCGTGGGCTGTAAATTATTTAATAGTTTCACAAATCGCAGACGGTTTTTTAGACAATAATGGCAGTCGTAAAGCACATGACAGTGAAACAGCGAACCACTAA
- a CDS encoding phage tail protein — MRTDDGSGEDATWPMPKFRFEVDLGTEMKGVAFQEVSGMDVENQIIEYRKSNSPLFSTEKMPGIAKYGNITMKRGVFVNDNTFWNWHNEIMMNTIKRRTVLIKLLDETGNATMQWQLNNAWPTKITSTDLKSDGNEVAVDTLEIAHEQLIISNKKSI; from the coding sequence ATGAGAACAGATGATGGAAGCGGAGAAGACGCAACATGGCCAATGCCAAAATTTAGATTTGAAGTAGACCTTGGAACAGAAATGAAAGGTGTTGCATTTCAAGAAGTTTCTGGAATGGATGTTGAAAACCAAATTATTGAATATCGTAAAAGTAATAGCCCACTTTTCTCCACAGAAAAAATGCCGGGAATAGCTAAATACGGTAATATAACTATGAAAAGAGGTGTATTTGTAAATGACAATACCTTTTGGAATTGGCATAATGAAATAATGATGAATACGATTAAAAGGCGAACGGTTTTAATAAAACTATTAGATGAAACTGGTAACGCAACAATGCAATGGCAATTAAATAATGCATGGCCAACAAAAATAACAAGCACCGATTTAAAATCTGATGGCAATGAAGTAGCAGTTGATACACTAGAGATTGCTCACGAACAACTTATAATATCGAATAAAAAGTCCATTTGA
- a CDS encoding dihydrofolate reductase family protein — MSKIIFDSGISLDGFFAGDNRSPQNPMGGVSGQIHSWMFNQKAFWEYLGFEGGTEDGADGKYIRETIARTGAFIMGKRMFEEGEASWPNDLYKADVYVLTHEKREPWVQEGTTTFYFINDGIENALDKARQSAKGKDIRIQGGANTIQQFLNAGLVDEFFIHIAPVFLGSGIRLFEGIGKDKYDIQIEEIIPSDLTTHLRYKLTKK; from the coding sequence ATGAGCAAAATAATCTTTGACAGCGGAATATCTCTTGACGGATTTTTTGCAGGCGACAACAGAAGTCCTCAAAATCCTATGGGTGGAGTTTCAGGACAAATTCATTCGTGGATGTTTAATCAAAAAGCTTTTTGGGAATACTTAGGGTTTGAAGGAGGAACAGAAGATGGAGCTGACGGAAAATACATTAGAGAGACAATCGCACGAACAGGAGCATTCATTATGGGGAAACGAATGTTTGAGGAAGGCGAAGCCAGTTGGCCCAATGACCTATATAAAGCAGACGTTTATGTATTGACACACGAAAAGAGAGAGCCTTGGGTTCAAGAAGGGACGACAACTTTTTACTTCATAAATGATGGAATAGAAAATGCCTTGGATAAAGCAAGACAATCAGCAAAAGGAAAGGATATAAGAATACAAGGTGGTGCCAACACTATTCAACAGTTTCTAAATGCGGGACTTGTGGACGAGTTTTTTATACACATTGCACCTGTTTTTTTAGGAAGCGGTATCCGACTCTTTGAGGGTATTGGCAAAGATAAATATGACATACAAATTGAAGAAATAATACCGTCAGACTTGACAACTCATTTAAGATATAAACTGACAAAGAAATAA
- a CDS encoding alpha/beta hydrolase encodes MSNRKKTIKRLIWTLTIIFVLMNVVAIFHSYKFTHFVDSKTEKTKDPKKLTTGQKFSTIIFGVNNPRPENDKIPSSDFEIVNLKSNKKIECWNIKVAEPRGTVILFHGFGGQKSSMLDKAEVFREKGFNTFLVDFMGSGGSEGSQTTIGFLESIQVKTCFDYLTEKGEKNIFLFGTSMGSVAIMKAICDSAIKPKGIIIECPFGSMYQTVCARFKTMNAPTFPMAGLLVFWGGLQNGFWAFGHNPTEYAKKITCPTLLMYGQQEEKVSKAEIDEIFANLNGRKELKIYKNVGHENYLTKYKDEWTKDITKFVTTE; translated from the coding sequence TTGAGTAATAGAAAAAAAACAATAAAACGACTAATTTGGACATTGACAATCATCTTTGTTCTAATGAATGTTGTTGCAATTTTTCATTCATACAAATTCACTCACTTCGTTGACAGCAAAACTGAAAAAACTAAAGACCCGAAGAAACTCACGACTGGACAAAAATTTTCAACTATAATTTTTGGCGTAAACAACCCAAGACCAGAAAATGATAAAATACCTTCATCCGACTTTGAAATAGTAAACCTAAAAAGCAACAAAAAAATAGAATGTTGGAATATTAAAGTTGCAGAACCAAGAGGGACAGTCATTCTCTTCCACGGTTTCGGTGGACAAAAATCATCAATGCTTGACAAAGCAGAAGTGTTTAGAGAAAAAGGATTCAATACATTTTTAGTTGACTTTATGGGTTCAGGAGGTTCAGAAGGCAGCCAGACAACAATTGGATTTTTAGAATCTATACAAGTAAAAACCTGCTTTGACTACTTGACCGAAAAAGGAGAGAAAAACATTTTCCTTTTCGGAACTTCAATGGGTTCTGTTGCAATTATGAAAGCCATTTGCGACTCAGCCATTAAACCAAAAGGAATTATTATAGAGTGTCCATTTGGCTCAATGTATCAAACGGTTTGTGCAAGGTTTAAGACAATGAATGCACCGACATTTCCAATGGCTGGACTATTAGTTTTTTGGGGCGGACTGCAAAATGGCTTTTGGGCTTTCGGACATAATCCGACTGAATATGCAAAGAAAATTACCTGTCCAACGCTTTTAATGTATGGACAGCAGGAGGAGAAAGTTAGTAAAGCTGAAATTGATGAAATATTTGCAAATTTGAATGGACGAAAAGAATTGAAAATTTATAAAAACGTAGGTCACGAGAATTACTTGACAAAATATAAAGACGAGTGGACGAAAGACATAACTAAATTTGTAACGACTGAATGA
- the xerA gene encoding site-specific tyrosine recombinase/integron integrase, whose amino-acid sequence MDWKAEPIKHKGVKRIAIYFEKNAEWIARIKKLDGVRWSQTLKAWHLPDTEENRLRFKLDLPIVLSDIHLQKIEQFKRWLSSKRYSANTIKTYSDALHTFLKYYHYKPIEQITNEDVIGFNNDYILKNKFSSSFQNQVVNAVKLFYRQIQGATINVELVHRPKREKLLPNVLSKEEIKAILEAPTNVKHKAMLSLIYACGLRRSELLSLKPEHINSKRNLLIIKQSKGKKDRITPISDKLITLLRDYYKSYKPEIWLFEGQKKGEQYTAESLQSVLKQALEKCKITKPVTLHWLRHSYATHLLESGTDLRYIQELLGHNSSKTTEIYTHVSTKSLQNIKSPFDDL is encoded by the coding sequence ATGGATTGGAAAGCAGAACCCATAAAACACAAAGGCGTAAAAAGAATTGCCATTTATTTTGAGAAAAATGCAGAATGGATAGCACGCATAAAAAAGCTAGATGGGGTTAGGTGGAGCCAAACGCTAAAAGCGTGGCACTTGCCTGATACGGAAGAAAACCGATTGAGGTTTAAACTTGATTTACCAATTGTATTAAGTGATATACATTTACAAAAAATAGAACAATTTAAACGATGGCTTAGTTCAAAAAGATATAGTGCAAATACCATTAAAACATATTCGGATGCATTACATACATTTTTAAAATATTATCATTATAAGCCAATAGAACAAATTACTAATGAGGATGTGATTGGATTTAATAATGACTATATTTTAAAAAATAAGTTTTCTTCTTCGTTTCAAAACCAGGTAGTGAATGCTGTCAAATTATTTTACAGGCAAATACAAGGAGCTACCATCAACGTTGAATTGGTTCACCGCCCCAAAAGAGAAAAGCTATTGCCGAATGTATTGAGTAAAGAAGAAATAAAAGCAATACTAGAAGCACCAACAAATGTAAAACATAAAGCCATGCTGAGCTTAATTTATGCCTGTGGATTGCGTAGAAGCGAACTGTTGAGTTTAAAACCTGAGCACATTAACTCAAAAAGAAACCTATTAATTATTAAACAATCGAAAGGAAAGAAAGACAGAATAACGCCAATTAGTGATAAATTAATTACCTTGTTAAGAGATTACTATAAAAGTTATAAGCCCGAAATTTGGTTATTTGAAGGACAAAAAAAGGGTGAACAGTATACAGCTGAAAGCTTACAAAGTGTATTAAAGCAAGCTTTAGAAAAATGTAAAATAACCAAGCCGGTAACATTACATTGGTTGCGACACAGTTATGCAACACATTTGTTGGAAAGTGGAACAGATTTACGATACATCCAAGAATTACTTGGGCACAACAGTAGCAAAACTACTGAAATTTATACTCACGTAAGCACCAAAAGCCTGCAAAACATAAAAAGCCCTTTTGATGATTTGTAA
- a CDS encoding DUF5723 family protein, whose amino-acid sequence MKKFLYTLLLIAFVQAVSAQTNQNLYNFRNVAQSNYLNPGIRPQANVTYGFPATYLHFNAPNVGIKDFFLKSESPDTSVNIFLRNSDRNLNDINITNQMDLMFLGIAIKKNYFSLGVQINTEITASIPKDIIRLGTRGNFNNLSYGILAGDNISLSNLKMDYTTWISFGLGYTREINKQISVGGRVSYLYGLANLNTERSNFNARSNDQELYLSADYKMNSAGFYTAYQKNKDNKSLAADDFLKQNGSGFSFDLGAQYKFNQHFSVSASAINMGWITWNNDTRSLTRSFTEFRYTGVDVIVGVTPDSVINTRIKDIVDSLQNYNFKPTESSGSYTTALNGKLYLGGQYAINYNNTFDLILFNNFNSNTFNPAATLAFTKKAWTVLDLRLSGTYYNKSISNIGLGFSLNLGPFQTYLFTDNIVAPLTYITALSSDAVYDNGNYFNIRTGINWNFGRNRDRDGDGVIDKLDKCKKRYGSWDLEGCSDKDGDGVPDDRDTCINEPGRKCAYGCPDQDKDCVPDYKDSCKTDSGSVKLFGCPDFDKDGVTDKKDSCPTVAGTLKLNGCPDADGDGVPDKDDNCPEESGRAELNGCPDIDNDGVPDYQDSCRLLPGLKTFNGCPDTDGDGVSDKRDECPLDKGPKELNGCPDADGDGVIDKIDNCIDVPGPASNKGCPVKAAVVPVPADTTKQLTAEEKKVLREAFNNLEFETGTTKIKMTSLESLQELAQLLITKPKYKLAISGYTDNVGAAAANLKLSLGRANAIKNFLISEGVSKTQLTAKGFGSAKPVASNKTEEGRAKNRRVEFKVVK is encoded by the coding sequence ATGAAAAAATTTTTATATACCCTTTTATTAATAGCATTCGTTCAGGCAGTTTCAGCGCAAACCAACCAGAACTTATATAACTTCAGGAACGTAGCCCAAAGCAATTACCTGAACCCCGGTATAAGGCCGCAGGCCAATGTTACCTATGGTTTTCCGGCTACTTATTTACATTTTAATGCACCTAATGTAGGCATCAAAGATTTTTTCCTGAAATCAGAATCGCCCGATACATCCGTAAACATATTTTTACGCAATAGCGATAGAAACCTGAACGACATCAACATAACCAATCAGATGGATTTGATGTTTTTAGGCATAGCCATTAAGAAAAACTACTTCTCATTAGGCGTACAAATAAATACCGAAATAACAGCCAGTATACCCAAAGACATTATACGTTTAGGTACGCGCGGTAATTTTAATAATTTAAGCTACGGCATATTAGCAGGCGATAATATCAGTTTATCAAACCTTAAAATGGATTACACCACCTGGATTTCATTTGGCTTGGGTTATACCCGCGAAATAAATAAACAAATAAGCGTAGGAGGCAGAGTAAGCTACCTATACGGTTTAGCCAACCTGAATACTGAGCGTTCTAATTTTAACGCACGTAGCAACGACCAGGAGCTATACCTTTCAGCCGACTACAAAATGAATTCGGCAGGCTTTTATACAGCCTATCAAAAAAACAAAGACAATAAAAGTTTAGCCGCAGACGACTTTTTAAAACAAAACGGTTCCGGCTTTAGCTTTGATTTAGGAGCCCAATACAAATTCAACCAGCACTTCTCCGTGTCAGCCAGTGCCATTAATATGGGTTGGATAACCTGGAACAACGATACCCGCTCACTCACCCGCTCCTTTACCGAATTCCGTTATACCGGGGTAGATGTAATAGTAGGCGTAACCCCAGATTCAGTAATCAATACCCGTATAAAAGACATAGTAGACTCATTACAAAACTATAACTTTAAACCAACCGAAAGTTCAGGTTCATACACCACTGCACTCAACGGAAAGTTATACCTCGGAGGCCAATATGCCATTAATTATAACAATACTTTCGATTTAATATTATTCAATAACTTCAACAGCAATACATTCAACCCGGCTGCTACCTTAGCCTTTACCAAAAAAGCATGGACTGTATTGGATTTAAGGTTAAGCGGAACTTATTACAACAAAAGCATTAGCAATATAGGTTTAGGTTTCTCCCTTAACTTAGGGCCTTTCCAAACCTATTTATTTACCGATAATATAGTAGCACCGCTAACTTATATTACAGCGCTAAGCAGTGATGCAGTTTACGACAATGGAAACTACTTTAATATACGCACAGGTATAAACTGGAACTTTGGCCGCAACAGGGACAGAGATGGCGATGGTGTTATAGATAAGCTGGACAAATGCAAAAAACGTTACGGTTCATGGGATTTAGAAGGATGCTCTGATAAAGATGGCGATGGTGTACCGGACGACAGAGATACTTGTATAAACGAGCCGGGCAGAAAATGCGCTTACGGTTGCCCTGATCAGGATAAAGATTGCGTACCTGATTATAAAGATAGTTGCAAAACCGATTCAGGCTCTGTTAAGTTATTTGGTTGTCCGGATTTTGATAAAGATGGCGTAACGGATAAAAAAGATTCATGCCCAACGGTAGCCGGAACATTGAAGTTAAACGGTTGCCCTGATGCAGATGGCGATGGCGTACCTGATAAGGATGATAATTGCCCGGAAGAATCAGGTAGAGCCGAGCTAAACGGTTGCCCGGATATAGATAACGATGGCGTGCCTGATTACCAGGATTCATGCAGGCTATTACCGGGCTTAAAAACATTCAATGGTTGCCCAGATACCGATGGCGATGGCGTGTCCGATAAACGCGATGAATGCCCGTTAGACAAAGGACCAAAAGAACTAAACGGTTGCCCGGATGCAGATGGCGATGGTGTAATAGATAAAATAGACAACTGTATAGATGTTCCTGGCCCGGCTAGTAATAAAGGCTGCCCTGTAAAAGCAGCAGTAGTTCCTGTACCTGCCGATACTACTAAACAGCTAACAGCCGAAGAGAAAAAAGTATTAAGAGAAGCCTTTAACAACCTGGAGTTTGAAACAGGTACCACAAAAATAAAAATGACTTCGCTTGAAAGTTTGCAAGAGCTGGCACAACTGCTAATAACCAAACCGAAATATAAGCTAGCTATTTCAGGTTATACCGATAATGTAGGAGCAGCAGCAGCCAACTTAAAATTAAGCTTAGGCAGAGCCAATGCCATTAAAAACTTCCTGATAAGCGAAGGTGTAAGCAAAACACAGCTTACCGCCAAAGGCTTTGGAAGTGCCAAACCTGTAGCCAGCAACAAAACCGAAGAAGGCAGGGCCAAAAACCGCAGGGTTGAGTTTAAAGTAGTGAAGTAA
- a CDS encoding UDP-2,3-diacylglucosamine diphosphatase, with product MNKRKIKLAVISDTHLGTYGCQARAINKYLKSIDPEILVLNGDIIDIWQFSKHYWPKSHMKVVQRIFKMLSTGTKVYYLTGNHDELLRKFTDFNLGNLQVLNKLVLELDGKKAWFFHGDVFDVSMKHSKWLAKLGGVGYDILILLNSAVNFVSQKILNRGRLSFSKKVKQGVKSAIKFIDDFEETTIQLGIEKKYDYVICGHIHQPSIKTFTTQYGQITYLNSGDWVENLTALEYNNEEWSLYHHPLETTTEEDRAEEAEQNEEDKQFENLMNMELLFNNIVRQ from the coding sequence ATGAACAAACGCAAAATTAAGTTAGCAGTAATTTCCGATACCCACTTAGGAACTTACGGATGCCAGGCCAGGGCAATTAATAAATACCTCAAATCAATAGACCCCGAAATTTTAGTGTTAAATGGCGATATAATAGATATATGGCAATTTAGTAAACACTACTGGCCCAAAAGCCACATGAAAGTAGTGCAACGCATTTTTAAAATGCTAAGCACCGGTACCAAAGTATACTATTTAACAGGTAACCACGATGAGCTGCTTCGAAAATTTACCGATTTTAACTTAGGCAATTTACAAGTACTTAATAAACTCGTTTTAGAGTTAGATGGGAAAAAAGCATGGTTCTTCCATGGCGATGTATTTGATGTAAGTATGAAACACAGTAAATGGCTGGCAAAGTTGGGGGGAGTGGGGTATGATATACTTATCCTGTTAAACAGCGCTGTCAATTTCGTATCACAAAAAATACTAAACAGAGGGCGTTTGTCATTCTCCAAAAAAGTAAAGCAAGGTGTAAAAAGTGCTATTAAGTTTATTGACGATTTTGAAGAAACAACCATACAGTTGGGTATAGAAAAAAAATACGACTACGTAATATGTGGGCACATACACCAGCCCAGTATAAAAACCTTTACCACCCAATACGGACAAATTACCTATTTAAACAGTGGCGATTGGGTAGAAAACTTAACAGCCTTGGAATACAACAACGAGGAATGGAGTTTATACCACCATCCGCTCGAAACCACCACAGAAGAGGATAGGGCAGAAGAAGCCGAACAAAACGAAGAAGATAAACAATTTGAAAATTTAATGAATATGGAATTATTGTTCAACAATATTGTAAGACAATAA
- a CDS encoding VanZ family protein — protein MLIKYLLHYKFAIIWALIVLGLCGMNGAYIPHFKLSSLFRIDKLAHLFLFGFLSYLIAMASSRAFPHKSRFELIYPAFLVGTAYGILIEVLQATVFPNRSFDYMDMLANTIGCALAWLVLNSYLKRKTKNAKVD, from the coding sequence ATGCTGATTAAGTACCTACTTCACTATAAGTTTGCTATTATATGGGCCCTTATTGTATTGGGTTTGTGCGGCATGAACGGGGCTTATATTCCGCATTTTAAACTATCAAGCTTATTCAGAATTGATAAGCTGGCACACTTGTTTTTATTTGGCTTTTTAAGTTACTTAATAGCCATGGCTTCCAGCAGGGCTTTCCCACATAAAAGCCGATTTGAATTGATATATCCTGCTTTTTTAGTTGGTACTGCTTATGGTATTTTAATTGAGGTATTACAAGCTACTGTTTTTCCTAACCGCAGTTTTGATTATATGGATATGCTGGCTAATACGATTGGCTGTGCACTGGCATGGCTGGTATTAAACAGCTACTTAAAGAGGAAAACAAAAAACGCTAAAGTTGATTAA